The following proteins come from a genomic window of Pseudomonadota bacterium:
- a CDS encoding efflux RND transporter periplasmic adaptor subunit yields the protein MQVICRARLIATMGIIILCLMLTCCGKPKGLPQGGTPEVAVVVMKTERFPIITENPGRTSAFLVAEVRPQVSGIIQKRLFTEGSDVKADDILYQIDPATYEAAYAGAKAALARVEANVISIRNRAQRYNELVAINAVSQQECDDAVAALKQAEAEIEANKAAVETARINLAYTNVKAPISGRIGKSNVTVGALVTANQPSALAVIQQLDPIYVDATKSSVNLLQLKGHIAAGTIKGIGPGQAPAKLLLEDGKPYPLEGTLKFSDVTVDPSTGSYILRTVFPNPNHILLPGMYVRALIQEGVVDRAILVPQQGVSRDPKGNPVVLIVDAEGKVQQRIITVARAIGDRWNVPSGLAPGDRVIVEGIQKVRPGVSVKVVPFDPGPKDGAEAGKSNQTPAKAN from the coding sequence ATGCAAGTAATTTGCAGAGCCAGACTCATCGCTACCATGGGAATTATCATCCTCTGCCTGATGCTGACCTGTTGTGGAAAACCGAAGGGATTGCCGCAGGGCGGCACCCCGGAAGTTGCTGTAGTGGTAATGAAAACAGAGCGTTTTCCGATCATAACGGAAAATCCTGGACGAACCTCTGCTTTTCTTGTTGCAGAAGTAAGGCCTCAGGTAAGCGGCATCATTCAGAAACGCCTGTTTACTGAAGGGAGCGACGTAAAAGCCGATGACATACTCTACCAGATCGACCCGGCTACCTATGAGGCAGCTTACGCCGGTGCCAAGGCAGCCCTTGCCAGGGTTGAAGCCAATGTCATATCCATCAGGAACAGGGCACAGCGTTATAATGAACTGGTTGCTATAAACGCAGTCAGCCAACAGGAATGCGACGATGCGGTTGCTGCCCTAAAACAAGCGGAGGCTGAGATTGAGGCAAACAAAGCAGCAGTGGAGACGGCACGCATCAATCTTGCTTACACTAACGTCAAAGCACCAATATCGGGTCGTATAGGTAAATCCAACGTGACTGTAGGCGCCCTTGTGACGGCAAACCAGCCTTCTGCTCTTGCTGTTATTCAACAGCTTGATCCGATCTATGTTGACGCGACAAAATCAAGCGTCAACCTGCTACAGCTCAAAGGTCACATAGCTGCGGGCACGATCAAAGGCATCGGTCCCGGACAAGCACCGGCGAAGTTGCTGCTTGAAGACGGCAAACCCTATCCGTTGGAAGGGACCCTGAAATTTTCCGATGTCACCGTTGACCCAAGCACCGGATCATATATCCTCCGGACGGTCTTTCCGAACCCGAATCATATCCTTCTTCCGGGAATGTATGTGCGCGCTCTCATCCAGGAAGGTGTCGTTGATCGTGCAATTCTTGTCCCGCAGCAAGGGGTATCCCGCGATCCAAAAGGAAATCCCGTCGTGTTGATTGTTGACGCTGAAGGCAAGGTTCAGCAGCGAATAATAACTGTTGCTCGTGCTATCGGCGACAGATGGAATGTACCCTCAGGCCTTGCGCCCGGCGATCGGGTTATCGTCGAGGGCATACAAAAAGTGCGCCCGGGAGTCTCTGTAAAGGTTGTTCCCTTTGATCCCGGCCCAAAGGATGGTGCTGAGGCCGGGAAGTCAAACCAAACGCCGGCAAAAGCGAATTAA
- a CDS encoding TetR/AcrR family transcriptional regulator — protein sequence MSPRHSSYDAIVDAAETVVMEAGAVHMTLGAVADRAGISKGGLLHHFPTKVALLEAMINRLIKSREVSRKKIWSELPDSPPRELKAFMLSSLLRDKKSDRVGASLLAALAHDPKLAEPVRKAIIKVYTEIVSPGVRFERAAVLALSADGLLLQEILSVSPFTEEQRTKIVEELLRLTDEKME from the coding sequence ATGAGTCCACGACACAGTTCATACGATGCCATTGTTGACGCTGCCGAGACTGTAGTTATGGAGGCAGGCGCAGTGCACATGACGCTCGGCGCAGTAGCTGACAGGGCAGGTATAAGCAAAGGTGGACTTCTACATCACTTTCCGACAAAGGTAGCCCTCCTTGAGGCGATGATCAACCGATTGATTAAGTCCCGGGAGGTATCGCGAAAAAAAATATGGAGTGAGCTTCCCGACAGTCCGCCGCGGGAACTGAAGGCCTTCATGCTCTCGTCATTGCTTCGCGATAAAAAGTCCGACCGTGTGGGCGCTTCTCTTCTTGCGGCCCTTGCGCATGATCCCAAACTTGCCGAACCTGTGCGCAAAGCCATTATAAAAGTCTATACTGAAATTGTATCTCCGGGAGTCAGATTCGAAAGGGCCGCTGTACTCGCCCTCTCAGCAGACGGCCTCCTGTTGCAGGAAATCTTGTCCGTATCGCCTTTTACTGAAGAACAGCGCACCAAGATTGTAGAAGAATTGCTGAGGCTCACGGACGAAAAAATGGAATAA
- the typA gene encoding translational GTPase TypA — protein sequence MEQSRIRNIAIIAHVDHGKTTLVDQLFRQSGLFRDNQVVEERLMDSMDLERERGITIASKNGSFLYKGYLINIIDTPGHADFGGQVERVLKMADGVLLLVDAAEGPMPQTYFVLKKALALDLPVIVVVNKVDKPAARCDWVVDEVFDLFVKLEAPDNILDFPVIFTSAKDGYATLDHNTKSVTMIPLFDMIINAIPAPVGDPEGPLQMLVSSLSYSTFLGRLAIGKITSGALRIDKEVAVASPGTLPCPARIRKVYCFKGTQMVETEEAGVGEIVAVAGMETIAIGETLTDPLNPVPLVGIVVDPPTVSMSFVPNDSPFYGKEGRFVTSRHLRDRLFRETLSDVALVVEELDDIQGYKVSGRGELHLSILIEKMRREGYEFQVTRPQVIFKEEGGKVFEPYEELTVDVDENYMGKVIENLGGRKGTILEMHQDNGMARLKYKIPTRGLLGFRSEFLTETRGMGVMNYIFLGFDVYAGEIKNRTRGVLIAMEQCTTVAYALFNLQERGRLFLGPGEKVYAGQIIGEHSREADIIVNPAKGKKLTNMRAAGSDDAVMLIPHTNMSLEEYISYINDDELVEITPESIRLRKMILDGLERKRARTAAA from the coding sequence ATGGAACAGAGCAGGATAAGAAATATTGCGATTATTGCGCACGTTGACCACGGCAAGACCACGCTTGTCGACCAGTTGTTCAGACAGAGCGGACTTTTCCGCGACAACCAGGTAGTGGAAGAACGGCTTATGGACTCAATGGACCTTGAGCGAGAGAGGGGTATTACCATTGCTTCTAAAAATGGTTCTTTCCTCTATAAGGGGTACCTCATCAATATTATAGACACCCCGGGTCATGCCGATTTCGGAGGCCAGGTAGAACGTGTCCTGAAAATGGCAGACGGCGTTCTTCTGCTCGTAGATGCAGCCGAAGGACCTATGCCGCAGACCTACTTTGTACTGAAAAAGGCACTTGCTTTAGATTTGCCCGTGATTGTGGTGGTGAACAAAGTTGACAAACCGGCAGCACGTTGCGACTGGGTAGTGGACGAAGTTTTCGATTTGTTCGTAAAACTTGAAGCGCCGGACAATATCCTTGATTTCCCCGTCATCTTTACTTCAGCAAAGGATGGATATGCCACCCTTGATCACAATACAAAAAGTGTAACCATGATCCCGCTCTTTGACATGATCATTAATGCTATTCCGGCGCCTGTCGGCGATCCGGAAGGTCCACTCCAGATGCTTGTCAGCTCTCTGAGCTATTCCACATTTCTTGGCAGGCTTGCCATAGGAAAGATCACCTCAGGGGCGTTGCGGATCGATAAAGAGGTAGCAGTAGCATCACCGGGCACACTTCCCTGTCCTGCCAGAATAAGAAAGGTCTACTGTTTTAAAGGGACGCAGATGGTTGAGACAGAAGAAGCAGGCGTAGGTGAGATAGTGGCTGTAGCAGGCATGGAAACCATTGCCATTGGCGAAACCCTTACTGATCCGCTAAACCCTGTGCCCCTCGTTGGCATTGTGGTGGACCCGCCGACGGTATCCATGAGTTTTGTACCAAACGACTCACCATTCTATGGAAAAGAAGGCAGATTTGTTACCTCCAGGCATTTAAGGGACAGACTTTTCAGGGAAACCCTCTCCGATGTTGCCCTTGTTGTGGAGGAACTTGATGATATACAGGGCTATAAGGTTTCAGGCAGGGGAGAACTCCACCTCTCCATCCTCATTGAAAAAATGAGAAGGGAGGGATACGAATTTCAGGTCACGAGACCCCAGGTAATATTTAAAGAAGAGGGCGGGAAAGTATTCGAGCCTTATGAAGAACTGACAGTTGATGTAGATGAGAATTACATGGGGAAAGTCATCGAAAACCTTGGCGGCAGAAAGGGTACCATCCTTGAAATGCACCAGGACAATGGGATGGCAAGGCTTAAGTACAAGATACCCACCAGGGGACTCCTTGGGTTCCGCTCGGAATTCCTCACTGAAACGCGTGGTATGGGCGTGATGAATTATATCTTCCTCGGATTTGATGTGTATGCAGGAGAGATCAAAAACAGAACAAGAGGCGTACTGATTGCCATGGAACAATGCACAACTGTGGCATACGCCCTTTTTAACCTGCAGGAAAGAGGAAGGCTCTTCCTTGGTCCTGGAGAAAAGGTCTATGCAGGTCAGATTATAGGAGAACATTCCAGAGAGGCAGACATTATTGTCAACCCTGCTAAAGGCAAGAAACTAACTAATATGAGGGCTGCCGGCTCTGATGATGCTGTGATGCTGATCCCCCATACAAATATGAGCCTCGAGGAGTACATCTCTTATATCAATGATGACGAACTTGTCGAGATAACGCCTGAATCAATAAGGCTCCGCAAAATGATCCTTGACGGCCTTGAACGAAAAAGGGCCAGAACCGCCGCAGCCTGA
- a CDS encoding phosphoenolpyruvate carboxykinase (GTP), with protein MSELVKKWVEEQAALTKPDKVYWVQGNKQELSDLVRTGIEKEKTYIHHTFRELNHNVFPNSYHHMSHPNDVARTEQLTFVCTPTKEEAGPNNNWMEPAEAKKTVSAIFDGCMKGRTLYVIPYTMGHPDSPYAKSCIQITDSIYVVVSMCIMTRVGQRAIDRIGASGKFVKGLHSIADLNPDRRYIMHFPQEDLVMSVGSGYGGNALLGKKCFSLRIASYQGHQEGWLAEHMIVMGVEDKKTGETMYVLGSFPSACGKTNLAMIQPSLEGYNVTTLGDDIAWINVGPDGRLYAINPEAGFFGVAPGTSDKTNPQMMNTLRASKFYPTLFTNTGIDTDTNSPWWEGLTDEPPANLMDWQGNPWDKTAGKVVAHPNSRFTVSAQNCPTLSPEFDNPKGVPISAILFGGRRSDTVPLVCESFNWNHGVFKASSLGSETTTAAAGQVGVVRRDPMAMLPFCGYNMADYFQHWMNIGAKLTNPPKIFFVNWFKKNDQGKFIWPGFGDNFRIIKWMLDRAKGRIQATETPIGFIPEKKDIDLTGLNISRETLEKLFEINKDDWKKEIEGIETFYGQFGEKLPKELTEQLAQLKKSFA; from the coding sequence ATGAGTGAATTAGTTAAAAAGTGGGTTGAAGAACAGGCGGCTCTCACCAAACCTGATAAGGTTTATTGGGTCCAGGGCAATAAACAGGAATTGAGTGACCTTGTCAGAACAGGCATAGAAAAAGAGAAAACATATATTCATCATACATTCCGGGAGCTTAACCATAATGTTTTTCCCAACTCATATCATCATATGAGTCACCCTAATGATGTAGCCAGGACAGAACAACTAACCTTTGTTTGTACACCAACGAAAGAAGAAGCAGGTCCGAACAACAACTGGATGGAACCTGCCGAAGCCAAGAAGACCGTTTCTGCAATCTTTGACGGATGTATGAAAGGCAGAACGCTCTATGTTATCCCTTATACGATGGGTCACCCTGATTCTCCTTATGCAAAATCGTGCATACAAATAACCGATTCAATATATGTTGTAGTCAGTATGTGCATCATGACAAGGGTAGGACAAAGAGCAATCGACAGGATCGGCGCTTCAGGAAAGTTTGTAAAGGGCCTTCATTCAATAGCTGACCTTAACCCCGATAGACGATATATAATGCACTTTCCCCAGGAAGACCTTGTTATGAGCGTCGGTTCCGGTTATGGAGGGAACGCCCTTCTGGGCAAGAAATGCTTCTCCTTGAGAATAGCCTCTTATCAAGGCCATCAGGAAGGCTGGCTCGCCGAGCATATGATTGTCATGGGCGTAGAGGATAAAAAAACCGGAGAAACCATGTATGTTCTCGGTTCCTTTCCTTCTGCCTGTGGAAAAACAAACCTTGCCATGATCCAACCCTCCCTGGAAGGCTACAATGTAACTACATTGGGCGACGATATTGCCTGGATCAATGTGGGGCCTGACGGCAGGCTCTATGCAATCAATCCTGAAGCAGGTTTTTTTGGTGTTGCCCCCGGCACTTCTGATAAGACAAATCCTCAGATGATGAATACCTTGAGGGCAAGCAAGTTTTATCCTACCCTTTTTACAAACACCGGTATCGATACTGATACCAATTCACCGTGGTGGGAAGGACTCACAGATGAACCACCGGCAAATCTTATGGACTGGCAGGGCAATCCCTGGGATAAGACTGCCGGAAAGGTTGTTGCCCACCCCAATTCCCGTTTCACTGTGTCGGCGCAAAACTGCCCTACCCTTTCACCTGAATTTGATAACCCGAAAGGCGTGCCCATCTCTGCCATCCTTTTCGGGGGACGACGTTCGGATACCGTTCCTCTTGTATGCGAAAGTTTCAACTGGAATCACGGCGTTTTTAAAGCTTCCTCACTCGGTTCAGAAACCACCACAGCAGCAGCGGGTCAGGTAGGCGTGGTAAGACGCGATCCCATGGCAATGCTCCCATTCTGCGGGTATAATATGGCCGACTATTTTCAGCATTGGATGAATATAGGCGCAAAACTTACTAATCCACCGAAAATATTCTTTGTCAACTGGTTCAAGAAAAATGATCAGGGCAAGTTCATATGGCCGGGATTCGGAGATAATTTCCGTATAATCAAATGGATGCTGGACAGGGCCAAAGGTAGAATTCAGGCAACTGAAACGCCTATCGGTTTTATACCGGAGAAAAAAGACATAGACCTCACCGGTCTTAACATATCCAGGGAGACTCTTGAGAAACTTTTTGAAATAAATAAAGATGACTGGAAGAAAGAGATTGAAGGCATAGAAACATTCTACGGACAGTTTGGCGAAAAGCTCCCCAAGGAACTTACAGAACAATTGGCCCAACTGAAAAAGAGTTTTGCATAA
- a CDS encoding MFS transporter, protein MQSKRMIFFFVAWIGGLLYFAQRWIFGPLIPSLMEEFRTDRTGLGIIGSASLWGYMLTPIIAGLISDRFGRKYTILFGIFGFSTLTIICGLVNSQGHMLLVRFFTGMVEPFYFIILLAFTLELFPERPGFFLTAISSGSSLGWFVGPALAGWLLDFTGSWRAPFILTGAAGLVVAVLLILVWPHEGNKTRVGAFFDKSILKPANLIMLFLLSLTAMFQISAEFGFTMWYPVFLKTEIGTSATVAGLIAGLYGIGQFIGRPFLGWVSDKLGYRRVGISGGILMGISLILILWVSSPLLRGIFTFQMGFTGAAVMGALWTFTGLVFPSFKGLALGVITTFAYATASAAPISIGYIGDHYSVLTGLLSIPVPCAFLAVLSFLATYLLIPKMKR, encoded by the coding sequence ATGCAGTCAAAGAGGATGATTTTCTTTTTTGTAGCCTGGATCGGAGGACTCCTCTACTTCGCTCAACGTTGGATATTCGGTCCCCTTATCCCTTCCCTTATGGAAGAGTTTCGCACTGACAGGACCGGTCTTGGCATTATAGGATCAGCTTCTCTCTGGGGCTATATGCTTACCCCTATTATTGCCGGTTTAATATCCGATCGTTTTGGAAGAAAATATACCATCCTTTTTGGTATTTTCGGCTTCTCTACCCTCACAATAATATGCGGATTAGTAAACAGCCAGGGTCATATGCTGCTTGTCCGTTTTTTTACAGGCATGGTTGAACCTTTTTATTTTATTATACTTCTTGCTTTTACGCTCGAGCTCTTTCCCGAACGGCCGGGGTTCTTTTTGACTGCCATATCCTCCGGCTCTTCTTTGGGCTGGTTTGTAGGCCCGGCACTGGCAGGCTGGCTGCTGGATTTCACCGGAAGCTGGCGGGCGCCGTTTATATTAACCGGGGCCGCGGGACTCGTTGTTGCGGTTCTATTGATCCTTGTCTGGCCTCATGAGGGAAATAAGACCCGGGTTGGCGCTTTCTTCGACAAAAGTATCCTCAAACCTGCCAACCTGATTATGCTTTTTCTCCTGAGCCTGACTGCAATGTTCCAGATCTCTGCCGAGTTTGGTTTCACCATGTGGTATCCTGTCTTTCTTAAAACAGAGATAGGGACAAGTGCAACAGTTGCCGGTCTTATTGCCGGTTTATATGGAATAGGACAGTTCATTGGCCGGCCATTTCTGGGATGGGTATCCGATAAACTTGGCTACCGGCGGGTTGGGATAAGCGGCGGAATTCTTATGGGAATATCTCTCATACTTATACTCTGGGTAAGCAGCCCTCTCCTGAGGGGTATCTTCACCTTTCAGATGGGCTTTACCGGCGCTGCTGTTATGGGTGCGCTCTGGACATTTACCGGTCTTGTTTTTCCATCCTTTAAGGGTCTGGCTCTCGGGGTCATCACCACATTCGCTTATGCAACAGCATCTGCCGCACCTATATCAATAGGATACATCGGGGATCATTATTCGGTATTAACAGGGCTTTTATCAATACCCGTGCCGTGCGCCTTCCTTGCAGTCCTTTCATTCCTGGCCACATATCTCCTTATACCCAAAATGAAACGATAG
- a CDS encoding ARMT1-like domain-containing protein has translation MFIQSDCIPCILKMSLEISRLAIKEEHLMKDFMYKVLKLKPLRGENWHIFAGEIIRDIWYLLEEITAEADPMKEAKADQNKKAMQIYPFAKQLVSNSIDPFSTALKFSIAGNALDNLVGDHHEVIEQLIPELEKFTINEENILNFRKRMQKAKKLVYFIDNCGEIVFDKLFLEAIRQMHNIDIVIVTRTLPVLNDATLQDARSVGLAEIAEVIENGTQEPLAGTMLAKVSPQVKSLVEKADLLISKGGANYDCLTEEPTVEGKVTYLLHGKCYPYCSDNNVSLGSLIIRNS, from the coding sequence ATGTTCATCCAGTCTGATTGCATTCCCTGCATTTTGAAGATGTCTCTGGAGATTAGCCGCCTTGCAATCAAAGAAGAACATCTAATGAAAGATTTCATGTATAAAGTTTTGAAGTTAAAGCCTTTACGTGGAGAGAACTGGCATATATTCGCAGGTGAGATAATAAGAGATATCTGGTATTTACTGGAGGAAATTACAGCCGAGGCCGATCCCATGAAAGAAGCAAAGGCTGATCAAAACAAAAAGGCAATGCAAATATATCCTTTCGCAAAACAACTTGTCTCAAACAGTATCGACCCCTTCAGCACAGCCCTTAAGTTCTCAATTGCAGGCAATGCGCTCGACAATTTGGTGGGTGATCATCATGAGGTCATAGAACAGCTAATCCCGGAACTGGAGAAATTCACAATAAACGAGGAGAATATTCTAAATTTCAGAAAGCGTATGCAAAAAGCGAAAAAACTTGTATATTTCATCGACAATTGTGGTGAAATCGTCTTTGACAAACTTTTCCTTGAAGCCATTCGCCAAATGCATAACATTGATATAGTGATTGTAACAAGAACACTCCCTGTCCTCAACGATGCCACATTACAGGACGCCCGCTCTGTGGGACTTGCAGAAATAGCAGAAGTCATAGAAAACGGCACTCAGGAACCACTTGCCGGCACCATGCTTGCAAAAGTCTCGCCCCAGGTAAAATCGCTTGTTGAAAAAGCAGACTTGTTGATTTCTAAAGGAGGGGCGAACTATGATTGCCTCACCGAAGAACCCACAGTAGAAGGTAAAGTTACATACCTCCTTCACGGTAAATGTTATCCCTATTGCTCCGACAACAATGTTTCCTTGGGTTCGCTTATTATACGGAACAGCTAA
- a CDS encoding putative quinol monooxygenase — translation MIHVIASVRVKAGRINEFLEIFKSNAPKVIEEKGCIQYLPAIDIDSGLPPQIFDEHVVTIIEKWENLDALRDHLATPHMLAYKEKVKDIVENVSLKVFQEA, via the coding sequence ATGATTCATGTAATTGCTTCAGTACGTGTGAAGGCGGGCAGGATTAACGAGTTTCTTGAAATATTTAAATCCAACGCACCGAAGGTCATAGAAGAGAAGGGATGTATCCAGTATCTGCCTGCAATAGATATAGACTCCGGTTTGCCTCCGCAGATATTCGATGAACATGTTGTCACAATTATAGAAAAGTGGGAGAATCTCGATGCGCTTCGAGATCATCTTGCCACCCCTCATATGCTGGCCTACAAGGAAAAGGTAAAAGACATAGTTGAGAACGTGTCCCTTAAGGTGTTTCAGGAAGCATAA
- a CDS encoding aldehyde:ferredoxin oxidoreductase has translation MTELKVKEIKTLRYKRPVVEKGYANQTLYVNLSDAEISTKPVSEKMKEIFVGGKGFDLWLLWNAVKGTTKWNDPENAICIACGPLGGTPVYPGSGKSIVTSISATTGSVMDSNVGGYFGPYLKFSGFDALEIQGKTNTPTIVFIDGISQQIQILEVTGLPDEAHEISEILTNHFGQGKPRNISVVSTGPGAKHSLIGCLNFSWYDAKRSRTRLKQAGRGGLGTVFADKGLKAIVTRCDTVTVAMNNPADEAALREVAKLHSQEIVEQDPKQNQMSSVGTAHLVTIMNDYDLLPTNNFRYGQHTDAPKMGMEVYRGLFDKGYDGCWVGCTLACAHGIKDFVPSTGPYKGGKVFVDGPEYETIAGCGSNIGVFDPLHVVEMNFYCDTYGLDSISVGTSIAFAMECFEMGLINETHTGGMNLSFGNGQAALELVHQMARGNGFGIIVGQGVRRMKHIFSTEYGANRAVMEDIGMEAKGLEFSEYMPKESLAQQGGYGLALKGPQHDEAWLIFLDMVHNFMPTFEQKAEALHWFPMFRTWFGLCGLCKLPWNDVVPADNKQTKEPAKVMQHVGWYTRYFNAVTGRKLDPEDLITMSERVYNFQKIFNLKMGFGRREHDAIPYRAMGPVTVEEYESRQERYDGQLKDIYQIDIDGKKTVDKVKILRKLREQRYEELKDAVYKRRGWTKDGIPTLETARKLGIDFPEVIDVLKANGVV, from the coding sequence ATGACTGAGTTAAAGGTAAAAGAGATTAAAACACTGCGCTATAAGAGACCTGTCGTTGAAAAAGGATATGCGAACCAAACCCTCTATGTAAACCTCTCCGATGCGGAAATCTCCACCAAACCCGTAAGCGAGAAGATGAAAGAAATTTTTGTCGGGGGAAAGGGTTTTGATCTCTGGCTCCTATGGAATGCGGTCAAAGGTACGACTAAATGGAACGATCCGGAGAATGCAATTTGCATTGCCTGCGGTCCATTAGGCGGGACGCCTGTATATCCCGGTTCAGGTAAAAGCATTGTCACCTCCATTTCCGCTACCACAGGCTCTGTTATGGATTCTAATGTCGGCGGTTACTTTGGCCCTTACCTGAAATTTTCAGGCTTTGATGCCCTTGAGATACAGGGTAAGACCAATACGCCCACCATCGTTTTCATCGACGGCATCAGCCAACAGATTCAAATTCTTGAGGTAACAGGGCTCCCCGATGAAGCCCATGAAATATCAGAAATTCTAACTAACCACTTCGGGCAGGGAAAACCGAGAAATATCTCCGTGGTATCCACTGGCCCGGGCGCCAAACACAGCCTCATCGGCTGCCTTAACTTCTCATGGTATGATGCTAAAAGGTCAAGGACCAGACTCAAACAGGCAGGGCGTGGAGGTTTAGGAACCGTATTTGCGGATAAAGGTCTAAAGGCCATAGTGACTCGCTGTGATACGGTAACTGTGGCTATGAATAACCCGGCAGATGAGGCAGCATTAAGAGAAGTAGCCAAGCTACACTCCCAGGAAATCGTGGAACAGGACCCTAAACAGAATCAGATGTCCAGTGTCGGCACAGCCCATCTCGTGACCATCATGAACGACTACGATCTTTTGCCAACCAATAACTTCCGGTACGGCCAACATACTGATGCGCCTAAAATGGGTATGGAAGTCTACCGTGGGCTTTTCGACAAGGGTTATGACGGTTGCTGGGTAGGCTGTACCCTTGCCTGTGCCCATGGGATAAAGGACTTTGTGCCCTCTACCGGTCCCTACAAGGGAGGGAAAGTTTTTGTAGATGGACCGGAGTATGAGACAATTGCGGGATGTGGCTCAAACATAGGGGTTTTTGATCCCCTCCATGTCGTTGAGATGAACTTTTACTGTGATACTTACGGCCTTGATTCCATCTCTGTCGGCACCAGCATTGCCTTTGCCATGGAGTGTTTTGAAATGGGCCTCATTAATGAGACACACACGGGCGGGATGAACCTTTCTTTCGGCAACGGTCAAGCAGCTCTTGAACTGGTCCACCAGATGGCGAGAGGAAATGGGTTCGGTATAATAGTGGGCCAGGGAGTACGGAGAATGAAGCATATATTTTCTACAGAATACGGCGCAAACCGGGCTGTCATGGAAGATATCGGCATGGAAGCCAAGGGCCTAGAGTTCTCAGAGTATATGCCCAAGGAGTCCCTCGCGCAACAAGGTGGCTACGGCTTAGCCCTTAAAGGACCTCAGCACGACGAGGCGTGGCTCATCTTTCTGGACATGGTTCACAATTTTATGCCTACATTCGAGCAAAAGGCAGAGGCCCTTCATTGGTTCCCCATGTTCCGTACCTGGTTCGGACTCTGTGGCCTATGTAAGCTCCCCTGGAATGATGTAGTGCCGGCAGACAATAAACAAACAAAAGAACCTGCCAAGGTGATGCAGCATGTAGGCTGGTATACCAGATACTTCAACGCAGTAACAGGAAGGAAGTTGGATCCTGAAGACTTAATCACAATGAGCGAGAGGGTCTATAACTTCCAGAAAATCTTCAACCTGAAGATGGGCTTCGGCAGGCGCGAGCATGACGCAATCCCCTATCGGGCAATGGGGCCGGTGACGGTGGAGGAATATGAATCGAGACAGGAGCGTTACGATGGTCAATTGAAAGACATATATCAAATTGACATTGATGGAAAAAAGACAGTAGATAAGGTAAAGATACTACGCAAACTGCGTGAGCAAAGGTACGAAGAACTTAAAGATGCAGTCTACAAACGGAGAGGCTGGACAAAAGACGGTATTCCTACCCTTGAAACAGCAAGAAAGCTTGGGATTGACTTCCCGGAGGTCATAGACGTGTTAAAGGCTAACGGGGTGGTTTAG
- a CDS encoding MoaD/ThiS family protein → MVRVSDREFPWHEDMTITDLLKELGDPYPYTVARINNKTVPGHDFSRARIPDNSEVFLIPLIAGG, encoded by the coding sequence ATGGTACGGGTATCCGATAGAGAATTCCCCTGGCATGAAGACATGACTATTACCGATCTCCTTAAAGAATTGGGTGATCCCTATCCCTATACAGTGGCACGCATTAATAACAAGACCGTGCCCGGACACGACTTTTCAAGGGCCAGGATACCTGATAATTCGGAGGTTTTTCTGATCCCCCTGATTGCAGGGGGATAA
- the hypA gene encoding hydrogenase nickel incorporation protein HypA has product MHEWALAESVICTISDEINKNKLNRISRVMIKIGELQQIDIDIFRFALENVLESYELAVDKACIALETEPGTLKCNVCENEWSFEENIKRMQEDESEAIHFIPEIAHAYMRCPACGSPDFKIRKGRGVWIESIEGEI; this is encoded by the coding sequence ATGCATGAATGGGCACTTGCAGAATCAGTTATCTGTACTATTTCAGATGAAATAAATAAAAATAAACTCAACCGAATATCACGTGTTATGATTAAAATAGGCGAGTTGCAGCAGATAGATATTGATATATTCAGATTTGCCCTTGAAAATGTGCTTGAATCATATGAGTTAGCTGTAGATAAAGCGTGTATTGCTCTTGAGACAGAACCAGGCACTCTGAAATGTAATGTCTGCGAAAACGAATGGAGCTTTGAAGAAAATATCAAAAGAATGCAGGAAGATGAGTCAGAGGCTATTCACTTTATCCCGGAGATTGCCCACGCTTACATGAGGTGTCCTGCCTGTGGAAGTCCCGACTTCAAAATCAGAAAAGGCCGCGGTGTATGGATAGAGAGCATTGAAGGGGAAATATGA